The Sorangiineae bacterium MSr11367 genome window below encodes:
- a CDS encoding KamA family radical SAM protein — MAAAPLITLNPRPKPLKERRRPQDWRWQIRHAVTSSSGLAGALRLTERELEGARRAEGAGFPISVTPYYLGLCDRDDPECAIRKQCVPDAREGESIPGDLVDPLGEVAHEVAPGLVQRYPDRVLLLATDRCAVYCRFCTRSRMVGNGGGAMPDERLAGALAYVRAHPEIRDVIVSGGDPLAMGTERIARLVGAVRAIPTVDTIRLATRVPVTLPMRITGELLRALRPFHPLWVMTHFNHPKELTRASLAACTRLADAGFPVMNQTVLLRGINDDAATLEQLFRGLVRARVRPYYLLQTDPVRGTGHLRTPLSRGLEIMGALQGRLTGIALPKFICDTPEGKGKVPLLPNYVVAQGEGRTTLRTFRGELVDYVDPPV; from the coding sequence ATGGCCGCCGCACCGCTCATCACGTTGAACCCCCGGCCCAAGCCCCTCAAGGAGCGCCGGCGTCCCCAGGATTGGCGCTGGCAGATTCGCCATGCCGTGACGTCGTCGTCGGGCCTCGCGGGCGCACTTCGCTTGACCGAGCGCGAGCTGGAGGGTGCGCGTCGTGCGGAAGGTGCGGGGTTCCCCATCAGCGTGACGCCGTACTACCTCGGGTTGTGCGATCGCGACGATCCCGAGTGCGCGATCCGCAAGCAGTGCGTGCCCGACGCGCGCGAAGGCGAGAGCATCCCGGGCGACTTGGTCGATCCCTTGGGCGAGGTCGCGCACGAGGTGGCCCCCGGCTTGGTGCAGCGTTACCCCGATCGCGTTCTGCTCCTGGCGACGGATCGGTGCGCCGTGTATTGCCGCTTTTGCACGCGCTCGCGCATGGTCGGCAACGGCGGGGGGGCGATGCCCGACGAGCGGCTCGCGGGCGCGCTGGCGTACGTGCGCGCGCACCCCGAAATCCGCGACGTCATCGTGAGCGGCGGCGATCCGTTGGCCATGGGCACCGAGCGCATTGCGCGCTTGGTCGGTGCGGTGCGGGCCATTCCGACGGTGGACACGATCCGCCTCGCCACGCGCGTGCCGGTGACCTTGCCCATGCGCATCACCGGTGAGCTGCTGCGCGCGCTCAGGCCGTTCCACCCGCTGTGGGTGATGACGCACTTCAATCACCCCAAGGAACTGACCCGCGCTTCGCTGGCCGCGTGCACGCGCCTCGCGGATGCGGGCTTTCCGGTGATGAACCAGACCGTGCTCCTGCGCGGCATCAACGACGACGCCGCGACCCTGGAGCAACTGTTCCGCGGCCTCGTGCGCGCGCGTGTGCGGCCGTATTACCTGCTGCAAACCGATCCGGTGCGCGGCACGGGCCATCTGCGCACGCCGCTTTCGCGCGGCCTGGAGATCATGGGGGCGCTGCAGGGCCGCCTCACCGGGATCGCGCTGCCGAAGTTCATTTGCGACACGCCGGAGGGCAAGGGCAAGGTGCCGCTGCTTCCGAATTACGTGGTCGCGCAGGGTGAAGGGCGCACGACCCTGCGGACCTTCCGCGGGGAGCTCGTCGACTACGTCGATCCGCCCGTGTAG
- a CDS encoding peptidyl-prolyl cis-trans isomerase, whose amino-acid sequence MRIILLTVVLAAAAACGHKARDVDAGDAAATPRSATSLTPEEAAQVLVKVGKKSITLGDFAATLEQMDQFDRLRYQSPERRKELLEEMIRVELLADEATAKGYDKDPAAAGERRAILREALTAQARQSGPTPNEVPEPEVRAYFDAHRGDYKDPERRRVSVIALRDEASARALLDAAKRATAAEWGELVRKKSIDPSAKANMPVDLAGDLGMVSPPGDPRGENARIPEEVRAALFAIGKVGEVHPKPVVVAGGKSYLVRLTQKADARERTYAEAERTIRIKLSQDKMRAKEDELLAALRTQYPVQIDEAALVNVGMDAAKRN is encoded by the coding sequence TTGCGTATCATTTTGCTCACGGTCGTGCTGGCTGCCGCGGCGGCCTGTGGCCACAAAGCACGCGACGTGGACGCGGGCGATGCCGCCGCCACGCCCCGCAGCGCAACGAGCCTCACCCCGGAGGAAGCCGCGCAGGTGCTCGTGAAGGTCGGCAAAAAGAGCATCACGCTCGGCGATTTCGCGGCCACCTTGGAGCAGATGGACCAGTTCGATCGACTGCGTTACCAGTCGCCCGAACGGCGCAAGGAGCTGCTCGAGGAGATGATCCGCGTCGAGCTGCTCGCCGACGAAGCGACGGCGAAAGGCTACGACAAAGATCCCGCCGCCGCGGGCGAGCGGCGCGCCATCTTGCGCGAGGCGCTGACCGCGCAGGCGCGGCAGAGTGGGCCTACGCCGAACGAGGTGCCCGAGCCCGAGGTGCGGGCGTACTTCGACGCGCACCGCGGCGATTACAAGGATCCGGAGCGGCGTCGCGTGTCGGTCATCGCGCTGCGGGACGAGGCGAGCGCGCGGGCGCTGCTGGATGCGGCGAAGAGGGCGACGGCCGCGGAGTGGGGCGAGTTGGTGCGCAAGAAGTCGATCGATCCGTCGGCCAAGGCCAACATGCCCGTCGATCTCGCGGGCGATCTCGGGATGGTGAGCCCGCCGGGGGATCCGCGCGGGGAGAATGCGCGCATCCCCGAGGAGGTGCGCGCGGCGTTGTTCGCCATCGGCAAGGTCGGCGAGGTCCACCCGAAGCCCGTTGTCGTGGCCGGGGGAAAGAGCTACCTCGTGCGCCTCACGCAAAAGGCCGATGCGCGCGAGCGCACGTACGCCGAGGCCGAGCGCACCATCCGCATCAAGCTTTCGCAGGACAAAATGCGCGCGAAGGAGGACGAGCTCCTCGCTGCGCTTCGAACGCAGTACCCGGTCCAAATCGACGAGGCCGCGCTGGTCAACGTCGGCATGGATGCCGCCAAACGGAACTGA
- the pyrH gene encoding UMP kinase — protein MAPPTRSLTDDRDDRTIPPAPSHPALKYHRIVLKLSGEALSGADGGFGIQPDMLGNLAAELAEVHALGVQVSIVVGGGNIFRGLKGSAAGMDRAQSDYMGMLATVINALAMQDALEKANVPTRVQTAIPISQVAEPYIRRRAIRHLEKGRVVIFAGGTGNPYFSTDTAAALRAMEIHADALFKATKVEGVYDRDPARFPDAEMVTKMSFDRFLTERIGVMDSTAATLCRDNGLTIRVFKMATRGNIKRVVFGDPIGTIVEA, from the coding sequence ATGGCGCCACCGACTCGATCTCTCACCGACGACCGCGACGATCGCACCATCCCGCCGGCTCCGAGTCATCCAGCCCTCAAGTACCACCGCATCGTGCTCAAATTGAGCGGCGAAGCGCTCTCTGGTGCCGATGGCGGCTTCGGCATTCAGCCGGACATGCTGGGCAACCTCGCCGCCGAATTGGCGGAGGTTCACGCCCTGGGTGTGCAGGTCTCCATCGTGGTCGGCGGCGGAAACATCTTCCGCGGCCTCAAAGGCTCCGCCGCCGGCATGGACCGCGCGCAGAGCGACTACATGGGCATGCTCGCCACGGTCATCAACGCGCTGGCGATGCAGGACGCGCTCGAAAAGGCCAACGTCCCCACCCGCGTTCAGACCGCGATCCCCATCAGCCAGGTCGCCGAGCCGTACATCCGCCGGCGCGCCATCCGGCACCTGGAAAAGGGCCGCGTGGTCATCTTCGCCGGCGGCACCGGAAACCCCTACTTTTCCACGGATACGGCCGCCGCCTTGCGCGCCATGGAAATCCACGCCGACGCACTCTTCAAGGCCACCAAGGTCGAGGGCGTCTACGACCGCGACCCCGCTCGCTTCCCGGATGCCGAGATGGTCACGAAGATGAGTTTCGACCGATTTCTCACCGAGCGCATCGGCGTGATGGATTCCACCGCCGCTACACTTTGCCGGGACAACGGCCTCACCATCCGCGTTTTCAAGATGGCTACCCGCGGTAACATCAAGCGCGTCGTGTTTGGCGATCCCATCGGTACGATCGTCGAAGCTTGA
- a CDS encoding response regulator: MSDLASALRMPPMPPMSVLVVCRDPEELRTFEETASHMGDRVTGASDLAEAIAVCANLKPDLAFVDVTLGEGTGLSLVHHLQSASEGITVYAMAPSPKLDLALEGLTLGATGMLTLPTTGDAILRAMGEVREKRGTARHREFLGAQLAHARIAIEAMRQMAKLAARGAMPDLMRAVADAVVQVGAARAVSVYQPEGASLSRVATSGPVTAPESSGDIDLERFGSKQDRETFALGPGAVVVEGGDPAYRPALADLTSFASSLVVLASRAAGAAARGAEPARFETVARFRELLASALDEAARHGRKVSAICVALSDPLGAMRRPPSKLKEELRALTRPGDALGRDEGDDEVWLLLPSTGSLQAQLLRRKMAFGAVGAATFPQDAGTADALMKLARARVELSLRSPVRMLDLGRKSLRAIVEGLLACPLLDAGEGSPYPLDLAVPAALSLVRHACLEARRGGAMSLLVSGRDGVGFGPAVREVCGDVEEIDLRGSDGDGVDAIVVAAEHGTWTCCGVRQRDRFKAVHAADAMLADLVARKLVEARA, encoded by the coding sequence ATGAGCGACCTGGCCTCGGCGCTGCGCATGCCGCCCATGCCGCCGATGAGCGTGCTCGTCGTGTGCCGGGACCCGGAGGAGTTGCGCACGTTCGAGGAGACCGCGAGCCACATGGGCGATCGCGTGACGGGCGCCTCCGACCTCGCCGAAGCCATCGCGGTCTGCGCCAATTTGAAGCCGGACCTCGCCTTCGTGGACGTGACCTTGGGCGAGGGGACGGGGCTCTCGCTCGTGCACCATCTGCAGTCCGCCTCGGAGGGCATCACCGTTTACGCCATGGCGCCGTCGCCCAAGTTGGATTTGGCCCTCGAGGGGCTCACCTTGGGGGCCACCGGCATGCTGACCTTGCCCACGACGGGCGACGCGATTTTGCGCGCCATGGGCGAGGTGCGTGAAAAGCGCGGGACGGCGCGGCATCGCGAGTTCCTGGGAGCACAGCTTGCACATGCAAGGATTGCCATCGAGGCGATGCGCCAGATGGCCAAGCTGGCCGCACGCGGCGCGATGCCCGATCTGATGCGCGCCGTCGCCGATGCCGTCGTGCAGGTGGGCGCGGCGCGCGCGGTCTCCGTGTACCAGCCCGAGGGCGCGTCGCTTTCCCGGGTGGCCACTTCGGGGCCGGTCACCGCGCCCGAGAGCTCGGGGGACATCGATCTCGAGAGGTTCGGCTCGAAGCAAGACCGCGAGACGTTTGCGCTGGGGCCGGGGGCCGTGGTGGTCGAGGGCGGCGATCCCGCGTACCGGCCGGCGCTCGCGGATCTCACGTCGTTTGCCTCGTCGCTCGTGGTGCTGGCCTCTCGTGCGGCCGGGGCGGCGGCGCGGGGTGCGGAGCCGGCGCGTTTCGAGACGGTGGCGCGGTTTCGCGAGCTCCTCGCGAGCGCGCTGGACGAAGCCGCGCGGCACGGGCGCAAGGTCTCGGCGATCTGCGTGGCGCTCTCGGATCCGCTGGGTGCGATGCGCCGGCCGCCGTCGAAGCTCAAAGAGGAGCTGCGCGCGTTGACCCGTCCCGGCGACGCGCTCGGGCGCGACGAAGGCGACGACGAAGTGTGGCTGCTCTTGCCCAGCACCGGGTCGCTGCAAGCGCAGCTTCTGCGGCGAAAAATGGCCTTTGGCGCGGTGGGCGCGGCCACCTTTCCCCAAGATGCCGGCACCGCCGACGCGCTGATGAAGCTCGCGCGCGCCCGGGTCGAGCTTTCCCTGCGATCGCCGGTGCGGATGCTCGATTTGGGCCGCAAAAGCCTGCGCGCCATCGTCGAAGGGCTCTTGGCGTGCCCGCTGCTCGATGCGGGGGAGGGCTCTCCCTATCCGTTGGATCTCGCCGTGCCCGCGGCGCTGTCGCTGGTGCGGCACGCCTGCCTCGAGGCGCGCCGCGGTGGGGCGATGTCCCTGCTGGTCTCCGGCCGCGACGGCGTGGGCTTCGGCCCGGCGGTGCGCGAGGTGTGCGGCGACGTCGAGGAGATCGATCTGCGCGGCTCGGACGGGGACGGCGTGGATGCCATCGTCGTCGCGGCCGAGCATGGAACCTGGACGTGTTGCGGCGTTCGGCAACGCGATCGGTTCAAGGCCGTGCACGCGGCCGACGCCATGCTGGCCGATCTGGTGGCGCGCAAGCTGGTCGAGGCGCGCGCATGA
- the dapF gene encoding diaminopimelate epimerase produces the protein MSRTLSFEKYQGIGNDFLVIDAEDDGVVSPELAAKLCDRRFGIGGDGVILVLPGGPSALARMRVLNADGSIPEMCGNGIRCMALHVARHHTRASRGERVLDATFETDAGPRRCHVELDGAENRAAEVTVDMGVVRIHGSRRLSLPGEKSEWSDIDLVEINVGNPHAVSLRRPTAEDIDRIGPRLATHEAFPEGANIGFARVQDRSFIDLVVWERGVGLTLACGTGACAAVAAACSRDLAPWGSPVTVRLPGGPLTIWVEGDGGRARMRGGAQHVFSGRVDVAG, from the coding sequence ATGAGCCGCACGCTATCGTTCGAGAAATACCAGGGGATTGGCAATGACTTCCTCGTCATCGACGCGGAGGACGACGGCGTCGTCTCGCCGGAACTCGCCGCCAAGCTTTGCGATCGCCGATTCGGCATCGGCGGCGACGGCGTGATCCTCGTGCTGCCCGGTGGACCCAGCGCGCTGGCCCGCATGCGCGTGCTCAACGCCGACGGCAGCATCCCCGAGATGTGCGGCAACGGCATCCGTTGCATGGCGCTCCACGTGGCGCGTCACCACACGAGGGCCTCGCGCGGTGAGCGCGTGCTCGATGCCACCTTCGAGACCGACGCCGGCCCCCGCCGCTGCCACGTCGAATTGGACGGCGCCGAGAACCGCGCCGCCGAGGTCACCGTCGACATGGGCGTCGTGCGCATCCACGGCAGCCGGCGCCTTTCGCTGCCAGGCGAGAAGTCCGAGTGGAGCGACATCGATCTGGTCGAGATCAACGTGGGCAATCCGCACGCGGTCTCGCTGCGAAGACCCACGGCCGAGGACATCGACCGCATCGGGCCGCGGCTCGCCACGCACGAGGCCTTCCCAGAGGGGGCCAACATCGGCTTTGCCCGCGTGCAGGATCGCAGCTTCATCGACCTGGTCGTGTGGGAACGCGGCGTCGGACTGACCCTGGCCTGCGGCACCGGCGCCTGCGCGGCGGTGGCTGCGGCGTGCTCGCGCGACCTCGCACCGTGGGGGAGCCCCGTGACGGTGCGCCTTCCCGGCGGCCCGCTCACCATCTGGGTCGAGGGAGACGGAGGGCGGGCGCGAATGCGGGGCGGCGCCCAGCATGTGTTCTCGGGGCGGGTCGACGTCGCCGGATGA
- a CDS encoding DUF167 domain-containing protein — MSLVAKGNVVRFAVHAKPRAKESAIVGVREGALDVRLAAPPVDGLANEELVRTLAEALRMPQKSVRLVRGTGSREKQVEVDGLTAAETLSRLERFIRGAAEPRK; from the coding sequence TTGTCCCTCGTCGCCAAGGGCAACGTCGTGCGCTTTGCCGTGCATGCGAAGCCGCGCGCCAAAGAGAGCGCCATCGTGGGCGTGCGCGAAGGCGCGCTCGACGTGCGCCTGGCGGCCCCGCCGGTGGACGGCCTGGCGAACGAAGAGCTCGTGCGGACCTTGGCCGAGGCTCTTCGCATGCCCCAGAAATCCGTCCGTCTGGTGCGCGGCACCGGTTCGAGGGAGAAGCAGGTGGAGGTCGACGGGCTCACCGCGGCCGAGACGCTCTCCCGCCTCGAACGCTTCATCCGCGGGGCTGCCGAGCCGCGGAAATGA
- the aroB gene encoding 3-dehydroquinate synthase: protein MRSIVLSGFMATGKSTVGARLAARLGLPFVDTDELITAAAGQSIPEIWKSQGEAAFRAREHEVVRSLLLDATPRVIAFGGGTVTSRELRHMALERTVLVTLTARPETIARRAGDVSGRPNLAAPDPAVRVQHLLEQRAAVYAECHQTLQTDDVDADALVDAIVPLVQRDPLAVPLGERSYVVDVTHDAPERVTDAIARLAPSSLLVVTDAHVERARGKALETALHPLTIPSTRVSLPPGEEQKVLPTVGTIWDAALGAGIDRGALVVAFGGGVVGDLAGFAASTLLRGVDCIQIPTTLLSMVDSSVGGKTGFDHPVGKNVIGAFHQPRAVIVDLAHLATLSEREFACGIAEIVKIAAIADAPLLEALEAVGPLSPQRLEGLLPIVRAAIAAKVRIVRDDERETGHQRVLLNLGHTLGHAIEAHGRFSRYRHGEAVALGTVLELELGVKLGLTPPAYVERIRTLLRRFHLPTEIAAADLAASFRFVGSDKKRRGNRIRIPFASGPGQSVVKDVTHDELRHAVLT from the coding sequence GTGCGATCGATTGTGCTGAGTGGATTCATGGCAACGGGCAAAAGCACGGTCGGGGCGCGCCTGGCCGCCAGACTCGGCCTTCCCTTCGTGGACACGGACGAGCTCATCACCGCCGCCGCCGGCCAGTCGATTCCGGAGATCTGGAAGAGCCAAGGCGAGGCCGCCTTCCGCGCGCGCGAGCACGAAGTCGTGCGCTCCTTGCTGCTCGACGCCACGCCACGCGTGATCGCGTTCGGTGGCGGCACGGTCACGTCGCGCGAGCTGCGGCACATGGCCCTCGAGCGCACCGTGCTCGTGACGCTGACGGCGCGACCCGAGACGATCGCGCGCCGTGCGGGCGACGTTTCCGGGCGGCCCAACTTGGCCGCGCCCGATCCGGCGGTGCGCGTGCAGCATCTGCTCGAGCAGCGCGCGGCCGTCTACGCCGAGTGCCACCAGACCTTGCAGACCGACGACGTGGACGCGGATGCGCTGGTCGACGCCATCGTCCCACTCGTGCAGCGCGATCCGCTGGCGGTGCCGCTCGGGGAGCGCAGCTACGTGGTGGACGTGACGCACGACGCGCCGGAGCGCGTGACGGACGCCATCGCGCGCCTCGCGCCCTCGTCGCTGCTGGTGGTGACCGATGCGCACGTGGAGCGGGCGCGCGGCAAGGCCCTGGAGACAGCGCTGCACCCTCTGACGATTCCGTCGACGCGGGTGTCGTTGCCGCCGGGCGAGGAGCAGAAGGTGCTGCCCACCGTGGGCACGATCTGGGACGCCGCCCTAGGCGCGGGCATCGACCGCGGGGCGCTGGTGGTGGCCTTTGGCGGCGGCGTGGTGGGCGATTTGGCCGGATTTGCGGCGTCCACGCTCCTGCGCGGCGTCGACTGCATCCAGATCCCCACGACCTTGCTCTCGATGGTGGATTCGTCGGTGGGCGGCAAGACGGGCTTCGATCATCCCGTGGGCAAGAACGTCATCGGGGCCTTCCACCAGCCGCGCGCCGTCATCGTGGACCTCGCCCACCTCGCGACCTTGTCCGAGCGTGAATTTGCCTGTGGAATCGCGGAGATCGTGAAGATTGCGGCCATCGCGGACGCCCCGCTGCTCGAGGCGCTCGAGGCGGTGGGACCTCTGTCGCCGCAGCGGCTCGAAGGGTTGCTTCCCATCGTCCGCGCGGCCATCGCGGCCAAGGTGCGCATCGTCCGCGACGACGAGCGCGAGACCGGGCACCAGCGCGTGCTGCTCAATTTGGGCCACACCCTGGGGCACGCCATCGAGGCTCATGGCCGGTTCTCGCGCTACCGGCACGGAGAGGCCGTGGCCCTCGGGACGGTGCTGGAGCTCGAGTTGGGGGTCAAGTTGGGGCTCACCCCGCCCGCATACGTGGAGCGGATCCGCACCCTGCTGCGTCGCTTCCACCTGCCCACCGAGATTGCGGCCGCCGATCTCGCCGCCTCGTTCCGGTTCGTCGGCAGCGACAAGAAGCGCCGCGGGAACCGCATTCGGATCCCCTTTGCCTCGGGGCCGGGTCAGTCCGTGGTGAAGGACGTGACCCATGACGAACTCCGGCACGCCGTACTGACTTAA